In Humulus lupulus chromosome 7, drHumLupu1.1, whole genome shotgun sequence, the following are encoded in one genomic region:
- the LOC133790385 gene encoding transcription factor bHLH130-like, producing the protein MESDLHHPQQQMGSSSGLMRYRSAPSSYFTNILDREFCQQFFNRPSSPETERIFARFMNSDDGGAGDDGGGSLGGLAETTPQKLSSETAQFVTSTAMSNEPAGGVAGAVLPPQPPQQPTNLSSYSSASPSFYQSQSKPPLPIQNLASSNEASAYVNHFPAMRTGGVNNSNLIRHSSSPAGLFASIDIESLAAMRGMGSYGATTSTNEDATFSSSNKLKNFSSGAGLMSHHLDELIDDKTLVAAIQDPSTEAFGEGHSNSNFVSNFPMGSWDDTAIISDNITGLKRLREEDEKPFSGLNSNASETQSMETGTRPPTMLAHHLSLPKTSSEMAAIEKFLQFQDSVPCKIRAKRGCATHPRSIAERVRRTKISERMRKLQELVPNMEKQTNTADMLDLAVEYIKDLQSQVQTLSDDRAKCTCSNKHQQ; encoded by the exons ATGGAGTCTGATCTCCATCACCCTCAACAACAAATGGGCTCCTCCTCCGGCTTGATGCGTTATCGGTCGGCTCCGAGCTCGTATTTCACGAACATACTCGACAGAGAGTTCTGTCAACAGTTCTTTAATCGGCCATCGAGCCCTGAAACGGAGCGAATTTTTGCTCGGTTTATGAACAGTGATGACGGCGGAGCTGGTGACGACGGAGGCGGAAGTCTTGGTGGTTTAGCCGAAACGACACCTCAGAAGTTGTCGTCTGAGACAGCCCAATTCGTAACTTCAACGGCGATGAGTAACGAGCCAGCTGGTGGCGTCGCAGGGGCGGTTCTCCCGCCACAACCGCCGCAACAACCGACAAATTTGAGTAGCTATTCCTCTGCTTCGCCGAGCTTTTACCAGAGTCAGTCAAAGCCACCTTTACCTATTCAGAACTTGGCTTCGAGTAACGAAGCTTCTGCTTATGTGAATCATTTCCCGGCGATGAGAACCGGCGGTGTCAATAACTCCAACCTTATCAGACACAGCAGCTCTCCTGCTGGACTTTTTGCCAGTATTGATATCGAAA GCTTGGCTGCAATGAGAGGCATGGGGAGTTACGGAGCCACTACCAGTACTAACGAAGATGCAACTTTTTCTTCGTCAAACAAGTTAAAGAATTTCTCATCTGGGGCTGGTCTAATGAGTCATCACTTAGATGAACTCATCGATGACAAAACCTTGGTGGCAGCCATTCAAGACCCCAGCACTGAAGCTTTTGGTGAAGGTCATAGCAATAGTAATTTCGTCTCAAATTTTCCAATGGGTTCTTGGGATGACACTGCTATTATATCTGATAACATCACTGGTTTGAAACGGCTcagagaagaagatgagaaaccATTTTCCGGGTTGAACAGTAATGCATCAGAAACTCAG AGCATGGAGACTGGAACTAGACCTCCCACCATGCTAGCCCATCACTTGAGTCTGCCCAAAACATCATCAGAAATGGCAGCCATTGAAAAGTTCTTACAGTTTCAAGATTCTGTTCCATGTAAGATTCGAGCTAAGCGAGGCTGCGCCACTCACCCTAGAAGCATAGCTGAGAGG GTAAGAAGAACCAAAATCAGTGAAAGAATGAGAAAACTACAAGAGCTTGTACCCAACATGGAAAAG CAAACAAACACAGCCGACATGTTAGATCTGGCAGTTGAGTACATTAAAGATCTACAGAGCCAAGTACag acactttctgatgATCGTGCCAAGTGTACGTGTTCAAACAAGCACCAGCAATAA